A genomic region of Amphiura filiformis chromosome 6, Afil_fr2py, whole genome shotgun sequence contains the following coding sequences:
- the LOC140154449 gene encoding uncharacterized protein — protein MASFTKIFVKWPSKFWGDEEWIVHVNERRGYYPVFFNLEAEGLFPSGTNILAAFVSGDEARRIEDQPDTETKAEIEQVLRSMFGKQAVPEAENILISGWNRNPLHRGAYSNWPVEVSLEDFKKMQANVGRLFFGGEHTDEIYNGYVLGAQLSGEREAEKLLQCLDGKCPAPTYPGSTASPLCISTFSMFIVTVLATLITY, from the coding sequence ATGGCATCTTTCACAAAAATCTTCGTGAAATGGCCTTCCAAATTTTGGGGTGACGAAGAATGGATCGTCCACGTGAATGAACGTCGTGGGTATTACCCCGTTTTCTTCAACTTGGAAGCAGAGGGACTTTTTCCAAGTGGGACAAACATTTTAGCAGCTTTTGTCTCCGGTGACGAGGCTCGTCGTATTGAGGATCAGCCAGACACAGAAACCAAAGCGGAGATCGAGCAGGTTTTACGCAGTATGTTTGGTAAACAAGCAGTTCCTGAGGCTGAAAATATCTTGATCTCAGGATGGAACCGCAACCCTCTTCACCGCGGTGCATACTCCAATTGGCCTGTCGAAGTGTCTTTAGAAGACTTtaagaaaatgcaagcaaatgtcGGTCGCCTGTTCTTCGGTGGTGAACACACCGATGAAATTTATAATGGTTATGTTTTAGGTGCTCAGCTGAGTGGCGAGAGAGAGGCTGAAAAGTTGTTGCAGTGTTTAGATGGCAAATGCCCAGCACCAACCTACCCAGGATCCACCGCGTCACCTCTGTGTATTTCTACTTTCTCTATGTTTATAGTAACCGTGCTGGCCACACTGATAACTTATTAA